In Prevotella sp. oral taxon 475, one DNA window encodes the following:
- a CDS encoding aminodeoxychorismate synthase component I: protein MKFYDRTEARCRMNELARQGIPYLFVIDYEGSRALVEAEQDIDPDELLYSFNGVGNAEQLHRQPIGPIDWQIHPPTFEEYARSFNIVRKQLLDGNSYLVNLTCRVGLTTDLSLRDIFLCADAPYRLWLRNTLVCFSPEPFVRICHGEISSFPMKGTADATLLDAADRLMSNEKEAAEHATIVDLIRNDLSIVSDCVRVVRYRYLETLQTHKGPLLQTSSEIRGRLFPHLVHRPGDILFSQLPAGSITGAPKRKTVDIIADAETYRRDFYTGVMGRWSNGSLDSAVMIRFIDQTDGQFYFKAGGGITAKSLCRDEYQEIIDKVYVPIH from the coding sequence ATGAAGTTTTACGACAGAACTGAGGCCCGGTGTCGAATGAACGAGTTGGCCCGCCAAGGTATTCCTTATCTTTTTGTTATCGACTATGAAGGTAGCCGGGCGTTGGTGGAAGCTGAGCAGGATATTGATCCCGACGAACTACTCTATAGCTTCAACGGCGTAGGCAATGCCGAACAGTTGCACCGCCAGCCTATCGGTCCAATAGATTGGCAGATTCACCCTCCCACATTCGAAGAGTATGCTCGCAGTTTCAATATCGTTCGCAAACAATTGTTGGATGGGAATAGCTATCTGGTGAATCTCACCTGTCGCGTGGGGCTGACAACCGATCTCTCGCTGCGCGACATATTTCTGTGCGCCGATGCGCCCTATCGCCTTTGGTTGCGTAACACATTAGTGTGCTTCTCACCAGAACCGTTTGTTAGGATCTGTCATGGAGAAATTTCGTCTTTTCCGATGAAAGGTACGGCGGATGCAACCCTCCTTGATGCTGCTGACCGTCTGATGAGTAATGAAAAGGAGGCAGCCGAACATGCCACTATCGTCGATCTGATTCGCAACGACCTGAGTATTGTCTCAGACTGCGTGCGGGTGGTGCGCTATCGCTATCTCGAGACGCTACAGACTCACAAGGGACCTCTCTTGCAAACCAGTTCGGAGATTCGCGGTCGGCTTTTTCCTCATCTCGTCCATCGACCCGGCGACATCCTTTTCTCACAATTGCCGGCAGGTTCTATCACTGGTGCTCCCAAACGTAAAACAGTGGACATTATCGCTGATGCTGAAACCTACCGTCGCGATTTCTACACGGGTGTGATGGGTCGTTGGAGCAATGGCTCGCTCGATAGTGCCGTGATGATTCGCTTCATCGACCAAACCGACGGCCAATTCTATTTTAAAGCCGGTGGAGGTATTACTGCTAAGAGTCTTTGCCGCGACGAATACCAAGAGATAATCGATAAAGTGTATGTCCCCATTCATTGA
- a CDS encoding aminotransferase class IV translates to MSPFIETIRIENGRPLHLSLHQARMETTRSRFFPQAHPLSLHKLLSDAPRSSVGRIKARIVYGADGVVEKSYQPYILRRIERLRLVIDNEIDYAYKSTDRQSLLHLLECRGDCDDILIVRRGLLTDTSFTNIALFDGHRWLTPAQPLLQGTMRHALLSSGLLVEANISASALPSFQYVMLFNAMIDAHEVVLPIGVIDNP, encoded by the coding sequence ATGTCCCCATTCATTGAAACCATTCGTATCGAGAATGGTCGTCCCTTGCATCTTTCTCTGCATCAAGCGCGAATGGAAACTACCCGTAGCCGGTTTTTCCCTCAGGCACACCCCCTTTCTCTACACAAACTGCTTTCAGATGCACCCCGTTCTTCCGTCGGTCGCATCAAGGCACGCATCGTCTATGGAGCTGATGGTGTTGTAGAAAAATCCTACCAGCCCTACATTCTACGCCGGATAGAGCGTTTGCGATTGGTGATAGACAATGAGATTGATTATGCCTACAAAAGTACTGATCGACAATCTCTACTCCATCTTTTAGAATGCCGTGGAGATTGCGATGACATCCTCATCGTGCGCCGTGGACTCCTCACTGATACCTCTTTCACCAATATCGCGCTCTTCGACGGCCATCGCTGGCTCACCCCCGCTCAACCTCTACTGCAAGGCACCATGCGCCACGCTCTTCTCTCGAGTGGACTCTTGGTCGAGGCCAATATCTCTGCCTCTGCTTTACCATCCTTCCAGTATGTGATGCTTTTCAACGCGATGATTGATGCGCACGAAGTTGTATTGCCCATTGGAGTAATTGACAATCCTTAA